One stretch of Burkholderia pyrrocinia DNA includes these proteins:
- the tssI gene encoding type VI secretion system tip protein VgrG, with protein MNRVFTLDSPHGDDLKFHTLDGSDELGRLFEFRIEALADSHSLSLKDMLGKPVTVRIEQQDQSTRYLNGIVARASLAGRRAERHYGYELVVRPWLWLATRRSDCRIFQNKTVPEIVQEVLSTYGFPIENHLAESYVPREYCVQYNETDAAFVSRLMEFEGIYYWFRHAEDTHTLMLSDAMSSHTALPGYETIPYIARDRTAIADEEHIDGWLPAQEVSVGKHQTTDYDYTKPRADLSSQKVDPRGHDHDGFASFEWPGGYRDDAPGAHYSRVRLEEQQAEHERASADTDVRGAAPGYLFTLAHCPRADQNREYLIVRCQYRFQENAYASDQGAEAVVHQTMMLVQPSSLPFRSPRETPRPRTNGPQTATVVGPPGEEIWTDQYGRVKLQFRWDRYGQSNQDSSCWVRVSSPWAGGGFGGVQIPRVGDEVVVDFLNGDPDEPIVTGRVYNGEKMPPWGLPGSATQSGLLSRSSPGGTTEHANAFRFEDKKGAEQLWMHAERNFDAETEADHSLSVGNNHTHTVGNDETMQVKNNRQRSVGQNETVNIGQNRVAQIGANETHGVVGNRTRTVGQNETVTIAANRDATIGGIHNETVAKGKTETIGEGKTLNVGQLYQTTSQDMKTLVAASHTEEIGARTSTITNAHTLTVGGEHTVSVGANHTTSVRHQVLVNAGDQLALVCGKSSIVMMSNGTITIQGVNVASTGTDTHSVNGKTVTSSATGEHTVEGTILKLNP; from the coding sequence GTGAATCGCGTATTCACTCTCGACAGCCCGCACGGCGACGACCTGAAATTCCACACGCTCGACGGCAGCGACGAGCTCGGCCGGCTGTTCGAATTCCGGATCGAGGCGCTGGCGGACAGCCATAGCCTGTCGTTGAAGGACATGCTCGGCAAGCCTGTGACCGTCCGGATCGAACAGCAGGACCAGTCGACGCGCTACCTGAACGGGATCGTTGCGCGCGCATCGCTTGCGGGCAGGCGTGCCGAGCGGCACTACGGCTACGAGCTGGTCGTGCGCCCATGGCTGTGGCTCGCGACGCGCCGGTCCGATTGCCGGATCTTCCAGAACAAGACCGTGCCCGAGATCGTGCAGGAGGTGCTGTCGACGTACGGCTTTCCGATCGAGAACCACCTCGCCGAATCGTATGTGCCGCGCGAGTATTGCGTGCAGTACAACGAAACGGATGCCGCGTTCGTGTCGCGGCTGATGGAGTTCGAGGGCATCTATTACTGGTTCCGGCACGCCGAGGACACGCATACGCTGATGCTGAGCGACGCGATGTCGTCGCATACGGCGCTGCCCGGCTACGAGACGATTCCGTACATCGCGCGCGACCGCACCGCGATCGCCGACGAAGAGCACATCGACGGCTGGCTGCCTGCGCAGGAGGTGAGCGTCGGCAAGCACCAGACCACCGACTACGACTATACGAAGCCGCGCGCCGATCTTTCATCGCAGAAGGTCGATCCGCGCGGCCACGATCACGATGGCTTCGCGTCGTTCGAGTGGCCGGGCGGCTATCGCGACGATGCGCCCGGCGCGCATTACAGCCGCGTGCGGCTCGAGGAACAGCAGGCCGAGCACGAACGCGCGAGTGCCGATACGGATGTGCGCGGCGCCGCGCCGGGTTATCTGTTTACGCTCGCGCATTGCCCGCGTGCCGACCAGAACCGCGAGTACCTGATCGTGCGGTGCCAGTACCGCTTTCAGGAGAACGCTTATGCGAGCGATCAGGGCGCGGAGGCTGTGGTGCATCAGACGATGATGCTCGTGCAGCCGTCGAGTTTGCCTTTCCGGTCGCCGCGTGAGACGCCGCGGCCGCGGACCAACGGGCCGCAGACGGCGACCGTCGTCGGGCCGCCGGGTGAGGAAATCTGGACCGATCAATACGGGCGCGTGAAGCTGCAGTTCCGGTGGGACAGGTATGGACAGAGCAACCAGGATTCGTCGTGCTGGGTGCGAGTGTCGAGCCCGTGGGCCGGCGGTGGATTCGGAGGGGTACAGATTCCGCGTGTGGGCGATGAGGTCGTGGTCGATTTTCTCAACGGTGATCCGGATGAGCCGATCGTGACGGGGCGCGTTTATAACGGCGAGAAGATGCCGCCGTGGGGGCTGCCGGGGAGTGCGACGCAGAGCGGGCTGCTGTCGCGGTCGTCGCCGGGCGGGACGACCGAGCATGCGAATGCGTTCCGCTTCGAGGACAAGAAGGGCGCTGAGCAGCTGTGGATGCATGCGGAACGGAATTTCGATGCGGAGACGGAGGCCGATCATTCGCTTTCTGTGGGGAACAACCATACGCATACGGTCGGCAACGACGAAACGATGCAGGTGAAGAACAACCGGCAACGGAGTGTCGGGCAGAACGAGACGGTGAATATCGGGCAGAACCGGGTTGCACAGATTGGGGCGAACGAGACGCATGGGGTTGTCGGGAATCGAACGCGGACGGTCGGACAAAACGAAACCGTGACGATTGCCGCCAATCGCGACGCGACCATCGGCGGCATTCACAACGAGACGGTTGCGAAGGGCAAGACGGAAACGATCGGCGAAGGCAAGACGCTGAACGTCGGACAGCTTTATCAAACGACATCGCAAGACATGAAGACGCTGGTTGCAGCATCGCATACCGAGGAAATCGGTGCGCGCACGTCGACGATTACGAACGCGCATACGCTCACGGTCGGCGGTGAACACACCGTCAGCGTCGGCGCGAACCATACGACGAGCGTGCGGCATCAGGTGCTCGTCAATGCCGGCGACCAGCTTGCGCTCGTCTGCGGGAAGTCGAGCATCGTGATGATGAGCAATGGCACGATCACGATTCAAGGTGTCAACGTCGCATCGACCGGCACGGACACCCACAGCGTGAACGGCAAGACGGTGACGTCGTCGGCGACGGGCGAGCATACGGTCGAAGGCACGATCCTGAAACTGAATCCGTGA
- the tssH gene encoding type VI secretion system ATPase TssH: MSDIGRVNLFGKLNPFLYETLEQATGFCRLRGNPYVELAHWFKQILQRPDGDLQRALRRFDIDEAAIDRALVTALDRLPRGAGSVSDLSVHIDDAVERAWVYATLKYDATRIRGAVLLLAILKTPQLRNVLIGITREFERIVPDLLADELESIVEGSPEAQPAAQATKAGNALRAAPADDSALARFAVDLTARARAGEIDPVVGRDAEIRQIVDILLRRRQNNPLLVGEAGVGKTAVAEGFALRIAAGDVPPSLRDVALYLLDIGLLQAGASVKGEFESRLRGVIDEAMSSERPAILFIDEVHTLVGAGGAAGTGDAANLLKPALARGLLRTIGATTWSEYKQYIEKDPALTRRFQLVHVHEPEEAAALTMLRGLAAKLEAHHRVLVLDDALQAAVTLSHRYIPARQLPDKAISLLDTACARVAVSQHAVPAPIEDARRRIDSLRVEQERIGRECALGTGDAARRDAIESDIAAAQAALDQLDVRWQTERNALAAIVESRTALLDDDPSRELDAATRADIQAHLATAQQALADVQGDAPLVLPAVDTHAVAAVVADWTGIPLGRMVRDETQAVLKLADTLGERVVGQRHAVELIAQRIQTARAKLDDPTKPHGVFLLCGPSGVGKTETALALADTLYGGEHNAITINMSEFQEAHTVSTLKGAPPGYVGYGQGGVLTEAVRRRPYSVVLLDEIEKAHRDVHEIFFQVFDKGWMEDGEGRDIDFRHTVILLTSNVGADRVMQLCRDPERLPDVQTLADALRAPLLDVFPAPLLGRLTVVPYYPLTDATLARIVALQLRRIEKRIDAHHGIRLRCTDAATALIVERCRTIESGGRMVDAILTHTVMPRIGRAILQATLEGRALSSIEVSAADGEFAYRFDEEATT; the protein is encoded by the coding sequence ATGTCCGATATCGGCCGCGTCAACCTGTTCGGAAAACTGAATCCGTTCCTCTACGAGACGCTCGAGCAGGCGACCGGGTTCTGCCGGCTGCGCGGCAATCCGTATGTCGAGCTCGCGCACTGGTTCAAGCAGATCCTGCAGCGGCCCGACGGCGACCTGCAGCGCGCGCTGCGCCGCTTCGACATCGACGAGGCCGCGATCGACCGCGCGCTGGTCACCGCGCTCGACCGGCTGCCGCGCGGCGCGGGCTCGGTGTCGGACCTGTCCGTGCACATCGACGACGCGGTCGAACGCGCGTGGGTCTATGCGACGCTGAAATACGACGCGACACGGATTCGCGGCGCGGTGCTGCTGCTCGCGATCCTGAAGACACCGCAGTTGCGTAACGTGCTGATTGGTATCACGCGTGAATTCGAGCGCATCGTGCCTGATCTGCTCGCCGACGAACTCGAATCGATCGTCGAAGGCTCGCCCGAGGCACAACCGGCCGCGCAGGCTACGAAGGCTGGCAACGCGTTGCGCGCCGCGCCCGCCGACGACTCGGCGCTCGCACGCTTCGCCGTCGACCTGACCGCCCGCGCGCGGGCCGGCGAGATCGATCCCGTCGTCGGCCGCGACGCCGAGATCCGCCAGATCGTCGACATCCTGCTGCGCCGCCGCCAGAACAACCCGCTGCTGGTCGGAGAGGCCGGCGTCGGCAAAACAGCCGTCGCGGAAGGCTTCGCGCTGCGGATCGCTGCCGGCGACGTGCCGCCGTCGCTGCGCGACGTCGCGCTGTACCTGCTCGACATCGGGTTGCTGCAGGCCGGTGCGAGCGTGAAGGGCGAGTTCGAGAGCCGGCTGCGCGGCGTGATCGACGAAGCGATGTCGTCCGAGCGACCGGCGATCCTGTTCATCGACGAAGTGCATACGCTCGTCGGCGCGGGCGGGGCGGCCGGCACCGGCGACGCCGCGAACCTGCTGAAACCCGCGCTCGCGCGCGGCCTGCTGCGCACGATCGGCGCGACCACGTGGTCCGAGTACAAGCAATACATCGAGAAGGACCCCGCGCTGACACGGCGCTTCCAGCTCGTGCACGTGCACGAACCGGAAGAAGCGGCCGCGCTGACCATGCTGCGCGGCCTCGCCGCGAAGCTCGAGGCCCATCACCGCGTACTCGTGCTCGACGACGCGCTGCAGGCCGCCGTCACGCTTTCGCACCGGTATATCCCCGCCCGGCAGTTGCCGGACAAGGCGATCAGCCTGCTCGATACGGCCTGCGCGCGCGTCGCCGTCAGCCAGCATGCGGTGCCCGCGCCGATCGAGGACGCGCGCCGCCGCATCGACAGCCTGCGTGTCGAGCAGGAGCGGATAGGGCGCGAATGCGCGCTCGGCACCGGCGACGCCGCGCGGCGCGACGCGATCGAGTCGGACATTGCCGCCGCGCAGGCCGCGCTCGACCAGCTCGACGTGCGCTGGCAAACCGAACGCAATGCATTGGCGGCGATCGTCGAATCGCGCACCGCGTTGCTCGACGACGATCCGTCGCGCGAACTCGACGCCGCCACGCGCGCCGATATCCAGGCACACCTCGCGACCGCGCAACAGGCGCTGGCCGACGTGCAGGGCGACGCGCCGCTCGTGCTGCCCGCCGTCGACACGCACGCGGTGGCGGCCGTGGTCGCCGACTGGACCGGCATTCCGCTCGGCCGGATGGTGCGCGACGAGACGCAAGCCGTGCTGAAGCTCGCCGATACGCTCGGCGAACGCGTCGTCGGCCAGCGGCATGCGGTCGAACTGATCGCGCAGCGCATCCAGACCGCGCGCGCGAAACTCGACGATCCGACCAAGCCGCACGGCGTGTTCCTGCTGTGCGGCCCGTCCGGCGTCGGCAAGACCGAGACTGCGCTCGCGCTGGCCGACACGCTGTACGGCGGCGAGCACAACGCGATCACGATCAACATGAGCGAGTTCCAGGAGGCGCATACCGTATCGACGCTGAAGGGCGCGCCGCCCGGTTATGTCGGCTACGGGCAGGGCGGCGTACTCACCGAGGCCGTGCGCCGCCGGCCATACAGCGTCGTCCTGCTCGACGAGATCGAGAAGGCGCACCGCGACGTGCACGAGATTTTCTTCCAGGTGTTCGACAAGGGCTGGATGGAGGACGGCGAGGGGCGCGACATCGATTTCCGGCACACGGTGATCCTGCTGACGTCGAACGTCGGCGCCGATCGCGTGATGCAGCTCTGCCGCGACCCCGAGCGCCTGCCCGACGTACAGACGCTTGCCGATGCGCTGCGCGCGCCGCTGCTCGACGTGTTCCCGGCCCCGCTGCTCGGCCGGCTGACCGTCGTGCCGTATTACCCGCTCACCGATGCGACGCTCGCGCGGATCGTTGCGTTGCAGTTGCGGCGGATCGAGAAGCGGATCGACGCGCATCACGGCATCCGGCTGCGCTGCACCGACGCGGCGACCGCGCTGATCGTCGAGCGCTGCCGGACGATCGAATCCGGCGGCCGGATGGTCGACGCGATCCTCACGCACACCGTGATGCCGCGCATCGGCCGCGCGATCCTGCAGGCCACGCTCGAAGGCCGCGCGTTGTCGTCGATCGAGGTCAGCGCGGCCGACGGCGAATTCGCTTACCGGTTCGACGAGGAGGCAACGACGTGA